The DNA window GGACAAGAGCAATGCCAATCCAGGCTATGGGCGCAATGCCATAAGCTGGAGCGTGGCGCCCAAGAACTGTGTCCTGTTGCGTTGCGGCGCCGTCATCTCGAATCCGCCTGCCATTTGGAGTTTCTATCGCAACGGCGAGAAGCTGCCGCAGACGGAGCTgctgccagcggcagcaggtGCATTGGTTCTCAGCTCGGTGAGCGGCAAGGATGCGGGCAATTATAGTTGTGCCGCCACCAATGCCATCACAGGCGTTGAGTTGCACTTGCCACAGTCCATAGATCTGCGTGTGGAGTATACGGATCGCAGGCCGCCTGCGTTTCTACTCAAGCAGCCGGCCACGCAGGTCTCGGCACGTCCTGGCGACACTGTCGTGCTGGAGTGTCCTGGCGTTGGCTCGCCGCCGCCCAGCGCTGTCTGGAGCAGTCCCAATGTGCCCAACATCTATCACAATCGCAGTCGTGTGCTCGCCTATGGCCTGCAGCTCAGCGATGTGCGTCCCGAGGATCAGGGCTCCTATGTCTGTCGCCTGGACAACGGCATCAAGCCTGTCCTGGTGCTGGTCATCAAGCTGAGCGTCTTGGAGCGTCCACGCATTTCGCTTGGTCCGGCACCCACGCTAACCAATGAGGGTGAATCCTTAACCCTGAACTGCTCGGCTCAAGGACATCCCCAGCCGGAGATCTATTGGCTCCTGAATGGCATGGATGCCAGTGTGGATAATGAGACGCTTGTCGAACCGGGACGTTTGGTCATTCAACATGTCCAGAAGAGACATGCGGGCGTCGTTCAATGCTTCGCCAAAAACCAACTGGGCGAGGTAAGTTCCTAACAGTTTCCCAACAGTCGCACTGTTAATAGCATAACAGTGCACTGTTAACATATTTTAGGTCAAATCAAATatcagcaaatcaaatttaaacacttcacaatttgtataacaattcttaaaatatatttaatgagaattataaaattcaaattatagaTAAACAATATTGCGAGAAACTTCTTTAGCTCGATATGATTTCCAAGAAAACTACATTCAAAATTTGtagaattaaattagtttaattattttaacattattgtcgaatttttgtaataattgcataccttatagtttattttaaaaatatttactgaATTTTtcgaattatatttaatgcttccCCCCACACTCTCTTTCCCGCTCTTTGCCACTTGCAGACCAGCGAGGGCAACATGCTGCGCGTAAATCCGTTGGAGGTTGACGGCGATAATTACCAAACGTTGGGCAATGTGCCCATGCGATCCGCACATGAACAGAGCTATGACTCCAATGGCTTGGCCTCGTCCTCCGCTTCGTCGGGTGGTGGCTCAAGCTATGGACGCGGCAAAGGCAAACGTAAATTCATGAGAGTTGGTAAGTTCATTTCTTATTCAtttgtgttgttattgtattttaaaatttgtttacaaatacaatttttggaTAAAAATTATCTTAAGAGCTAGAGAATCCCGCCCCGTCCCCccacagaaaaaaaatgcatttaattgtaaaaaataataataattatgtgtAAAATAATTCGACTAAGCGCTGCGCGTTTGTTAGAGCAGCAATTCCATATCCATGTCCATATCGACTTCGGCATacgattgctgttgctgctgttgttgctgctgctgctgctgctggtggtggtggtggtgttgcaACAGCAGTTCGTGCTCCAACTCGGCATCGCTTATGTCCTCCAGATCTCATGTGCTTGAGCATTTACGCAGCTGTTCCTCCTCCTTTTGCAATATGCGTATTTTCATTCTCAATTCCTCGACACGCAAGCGATGCACCTCGCGCATATATTTGAGCTCATCCTGCGCCTTGTTCACCTCAATCTTCTTAGCCTCGGTGGCCAGTTGTTGCTCCCTGCAGCGCAGCTCCGCTTCCTTCACTTTGAAGAAGTTGATGCGCTCCTCATAGCTCTCGgcattgctgccgccgctgacAGCAATAacgccgctgttgctgctgccgctgacattcactgctgctgttgcgggcgctgctgctgctgttacggCGGAGAcaggtgttgctgttgttactgtGGGCAATGCGCTAAATGTGAATGTGGGCGTGCCGCCAGCCAGCTGCattttaacagctgctgctgctgcagctgccgctgcttgttgttgttgctgctgctgctgttgttgctgttgctgctgttgttgttgttgttgctgctgttgctgctgctgcactacAACTGCCGCCGcggctgcttgctgctgctgctgttgttgctgctgctggtgatgcgctgccgccgctgctgctgctgccaattgctgctgcgctgccagctgctgttgcgccaATTGCTGCGCCTGCGCTTGAGCCTGTGCCTGCGcttgcgcctgctgctgctgctgcgcctggtATTGGGCCAGTGTTATCTGCTGTGGCTTGATTTCGCTTATGATTTGCTGATTGTAACCGCCAGCGGTAATGGTGGCCAttgtatgctgctgctgttgcgctggTATCGTGTGTATCTGGGTGGctgaaaaaccaaaaaaacaaacaaacgttaAAACAACTTCCATTGTCATTTGTCTCTCTGATTTTACTTGTTGCATCCGATGGATGTTTTATCTGCAATATGATCTCCTCTCTTGGACGCGCCGGCTTGAAATGTAATAAATCGTTAAGTGTTAACTTATCGGCGCTTATTTGATCCACGTTTATCTGATGTGTATTCAACATGCTggcatttgcagctgccacagcagcagccgcatttACTTGCAACTTTTGCATCTCTGCCACAGCAACCGATTGTTGCTGCACTTCCACTTgagcctgttgctgctgctgctgttgttgctgttgctgctgctgctgctgctgctgttgttgttggctttcgAGTGGATCATCCTCCATTTCGCTAACATCATTCGCATCCATTTCAATATCATCAAAGGTGTCACCCTGTTGATTATGCTCCGAGGCATCAGGACTTATTTGATATTCTGGCTCCACTTTAACGCCCTCGTGATgttgtgattgctgctgctgttgatgctgtgCGTTGCCAGCAACCACGCTCACTTTACCAGCATTCGCGCTGCTGCCGTCACGATAAGGATATTGCTTGCGCAGCCtaatagcataaaaaaaaaacacacgcatTTGTTTAAACCAATTATTATTATCGCTTTTACATAGCATGCAACGTTACCTTGAGTTAAGCCAgaacttttgtatttgttttatatttcgcATGGCGCTCACATGCGGATGCGAGTTAAAGTCACGCACAATTTTATCCCAAGTCTCACGCACCGAATACTTGTTGCGTTGCTTCTTGCGATGCTTGATGTCAATAACATCCTCGTGCCGATGGAATAATGTGTAAAGCACGTCCTTCTCCTCGGCGGTAAAACGCGGCGTTAGCGGCAGCTGCGCCTTAGAGCCACCTGCTGTTGTAACAACAACGCCGCCACcactgctattgttgttgctgctgttgctgttgttgttgttggcggcggcggaaacaatgctgctgttattgtcaGCAACTGTTGCCTGTACAACGGCAACATTGCTGGCGTTGGTTGCGCCAGCGCCTGCATCGCCAGCCGACgacattatttataatttctatatatttatattttattgcacttttgGTTTGTGtggttttgtatttttgtttatagctcaAATAGACTCTTGAGTGCAATGCAACGAGTACAAAATTAACTAACGAAAATTGATTTTCACTCGAttcacatatatgtatgtatatacacacacacacgcacacacatgcacgctCCTTCTACAGTTGTGTGcctgagtgtatgtgtgtgtgcatgagtCTTTTTATTCTGTTgtcgctgtcgtcgtcgtcgtcttcttCGTTGCACCGccagatttattttatttcccgcttgtatgaaattatttacaaacagctataaattctatttatttgcaattaggCGCGTTTcgttagctttatttttatttttcataacaCAAGCCGCGGCAGCAgccaagttttttttcttttcgctcAAAACGCGTATATAGTTCTGACGATACCTATTTACCGATACTACTCGTTGCGTTAACAGCGCAACAGTGTTCCTATTTATCGCTAGCAAGCAGTAGCTAAATGCACTCGACTGTATGAAGAAAACAAGCGAGTTTTGTATCTTAGCTACATTCTCAAAATAGCTAGAGTCGAGAATCGCGTTAAATAGCTAGAATTGCCAACACTAGCTGTTAATGCAATTTGCCCATGTTTCCAACACTAGCAGCTAACAGCACACCTTTAGAATTGCCAACACTTGCTGTTAACGCAATTTGCGCACCTATGTTCATTTGTGCTATCGATAAACAGCAGCGTTCTTGTGTTTATATCAAATTggactttatttaatttaaaacaatgaaTGTTTTGTGTTTTCAGCGCAAATGGTGCCGCCTTCGAGGCCCAATGTTACGCGTCTTGCCGATGATGCTGTCATGCTGCGCTGGAATGTGCCTAAGAATGATGGCTTGGCCATACAATTCTTTAAAGTGCAGTACCGCATGCTGGGCGACAGCTATCGAAAAATACCCCGTGAAAATTGGCAAAcgacaaatgaaaatataccTTATGGCCGGCAACGCGAGCATCATCATGAGCCAAGCGTCAAGAATTTCACATCCTCCGTAACAGGACTGCGACCGGATAGAAATTATAGATTTCGCATAATCGCAGTGTATTCCAACAACGATAACAAGGAGGGCAATACCTCAACCAAGTTCTTTTTGCAACGCAGTGGTGGCAAGTCAAATCTACCTGTGCCCAAGCTGCTAGAAGTGGAAACCTACTCGGAGTCAGCGGTGCTGCTGCATTGGACGCTGCTGCCCGAATCCAGCCATAACATAGATGGTTACTATGCCTACTATCGGCctgcggcaacagcagcagaataTCTTAAGGCGACGGTAGATGGTGCACAGGCGCGtagatttaaaattgatttgctgGAACCGGGCACAGCGTACGAATTCAAGCTGCAGAGCTTCAATGCGCATGCCGCTTCCGATTTTAGCGAGATAAAACAGGGCCATACCAAGAGTAAGAGTGTTACCTGGGCAATCAAACGAATAGCAGTTAATAACGTTTGTCATTTGTTTACAGAGTTCAACAGTCATGGCTCTGCGTCTAGCGCGCCCACCACAACAACTGTATCAAAGGATGCGCTCAATCCTCAAGAGAATTCTATATATCCCGTTatagctggagctgctggtgGCGGCATTTTGCTACTCATTGCCACCGTGGTTGCCTGCCTTTGTTTGCGTCGACGCAGCAGCGCACAACCTGACAGTAAGTACTCTCaattactttgctttatttctaATCTTATCGTTTTATTTGAACTCTGCCACAGCTGAAAACAAACCGCAATTGGATCATATACAAGCGGACTTTGTTACCTCTGCCGTCTTGGGCGTGGGAACAACGCATCATAATCACAAATCCGGCGATGTTCGTAGATTAAATGGTGTTATTCCACGCATGAACATAACACCAAATCCTTTGGCACAAGACTCTAGCGCTGATAAGGTAAGTTTACTTTACATTATAAAATTTCCAAAAGGCTTttccacaacaaaaacaaatgacaaaaaaaactgaaaacttttcgctggttggttggtcaaaatttaaaaaatgaaaatacgtTTCTGGGCCTACTCCTGGTCTCcactgctgctcctgttgctcCTGCGCCTGTTGGCtctaaacttttgctttctctcttatattttgtgctttataTAGAATTTGTATGCTCttcaaaagttttatatagagcaacattgtaaattaaaaacaaaattcaattttaaactacaaaactgtatattgtaaatagtttatgttttaatacggtacttttatatatttattgtaagctAGTTCTATTTGTACAAAGTTTCAGTTGCTTAACTATTATCTAGCTCGTTTTAGCAACAGCTCCAAAGCAAAACCCCCAAGGGCTaagcaagaaatttaaaaaaaacgtCGAACTTtagctgttggtgttgctgtcaATTTTACTTTTCCCTTGtctctgtgtctgtctctgtctctcaccCACTGTCTCTTTCTTGTCTATGCTGCTATTCTGATGGGCATTTGTTCTGTATGTTATACTTGCCTCTGTTTTGGACGCACGCTTGCAACTCCTTGCTTCTAGTCCACTCCCCGTGTGTATGTCTCTAGTTGAGCCCAAACCTCAAACTGTTGCAGAATCGCAATGTCATGGAGCTGCGCTTTCTGCCGCCCAATGGCGAACCACTGGAATCACTAAGAGCCGCTGAGGATGCAGCTGTAGAGAGAGCAGCTGAAACGGAAACCGAGAACGAGGCAGATGAGAATGCAGCCAACAAGGCGTCATCTTCCTGTGAGACCTTGGAGGcctgtgagcagcagcagccaacgaacgtaaataacaaaagcaaaccaaaaccAACTGAAAGCGAAttaaagtcaaagccaaaacaaaaatttcaatttactttacgtttattataatgtttgtgaataatttttgtttattttgcagcacaatgtggtagctgctgctgccgcggcGTTGCATCAGCCAGGACTGCATCATGCTCAACCCTATCATGCGCCAGCGACGCCGACGATGCTGCCCAAGCGACACCCCAATGCAacaccaccgccaccgcccGTGCCACCGCATGCCGCCTACTATCAGCAGCCGTCGCCGCTGCTGGAGCAACAGCGCCGCACCTTGGAGCGCAGTGTGCGCAgcctgcaacagcagcagcaacaacagcagccgttGGGCTTTGCCTTGGAGGATGCACTGCCGTCGCTGCGACGTCAACGACGCGCCTCCAGCAGccagcataacaacaacaacaacaataataataataacaatcataacaacaacaacaaccacagcagcagcaataataatttatcgcaacaactgctgctgcaacatgtgcagcaattgcagcatgCACAACATCCACATCCGCATCATCACCCACATCATCTGCTGTCCTCCAGTGGTGTTGGCATACCCATTGTGCCAGGAAGTCCGCGCGTGCAACGCTCGCCCATGCCGGCTCGTGCTTTGATCAAAAGGACACGCCTCGGCAGTCACACGGACAACATATCCTCCGGCAGTCTCAACAGTATTGAGGTgtaaacacagcaacaactctATTAATttaatcctttttttttctaatttatttatatttgtatttagccttatttattaaatttaagcttaagccgcACTTCCTTACTTACATTATATCCTTTTAAGTTGTAAGTTTTAACTATTAACTGTAATTATTGCCTGTAACATGCACAGAACATGTCGTAGCACGcatcaatttgtttaagttagttttaattttacatttaagctCCTTCAACCGactggcaaaaataaaattattaatatatttaactgcGTGACTTCATTCGTTATTCTTTCATTCCCAACAGGACATGCATTTTCAAGCTTCTGGGCATcgaatctatcgaactgcttaccaggatatccaggattgcacaaaaaatttagagcaagttcgttgcttaagtcttttttgtttacaatttgtatgGAAAATGTCTATGCAAAATTGTCGTTTTTTAGCTCTTGCTACTTCGTTATCCTTCGAATCCAAAAAGGACTTGCATTTTCGTGATCCTGGGCATcgaatctatcgaactgcataccaggatatccaggattgcacaacaaattttttaggcttaagtcttttttgtttacattttgtatggaaAATGTCCATGCAAATCGGTCGTTTTTAAGCTCCTGCTCCCTCgaggatgtcctttggtgtccaagtagtgctccttgtaagctttcagaatataccaaccaaaggacgaaagtccttacaggagcagAGTAAAACAGCTTTTTCCGTATACAGAAAATTCGCCATATCTCCCGAATCCTTGCaaggatcaggacgaaattagtgCCAAACAATTCCTTTTCAAAAGGACTATTAGCTGGGTGAAGGACATCCGGATTGTCCTTGTAGTTCCGGAGAAAATAcggattttgtgtttttggaaACTTCCCTCGCGCCTTGAGGCAAAAATTTTCTAAGTTGATGGATATTATGATGaccacatatttttttaatgccaatCGATAGAGTCTCGTCCTGTGAGAGTCGCAAGCTAACAGTTTTGGAAATGCGACCTAATCCTGCCGAGATATAGGCCATTTTCTCTAGAGGATTGCGAGTGCCTGGCCGCCCTTTGTcatatgcaacatttttttgcaaaactCTTGCAATACAAAAATGCTTGCATACTTTCAAGATGAAATATTAGCGGAGACAACAACCAGACCCTAACATTTTGTATGAAAATGTTCAATGCAATCGGCTAATAACATGCTCGATTACTAAACAACACTACTGCTCGATTGTTCGCTCGATTAATAAAACGCACTATTGTTCGATTTATTTGTCAGCACTTGTTTCTGAGTTTTCGTTTGTTTCACAACACTTTTCGAAAAACACCGatattgttgaaattgttagcaaaaacaaattatataaaacactGATTAAAGCAAAACATCAGCAAAGAAATGGCAACACGTGTggtggcaacggcaacggtgCGTGCGGTAAAGGGACGTAAACTAATACCAACACGTGCGGCGTTAACGCTGGTAAGTGATGAAATCAGCTCGTGCTCTTAAGATTATCGCAGAGATAGAGAGCGGGGCAGGTGATGAAGTAACAGCAAGTAAGagttgtttacatttttacagACGCCCGCTGCAGTGCATAGGATTAAGACGCTGCTGCAGGATAAGCCAGAAGTGGTGAgagcttaaacaaataatattaggTATGGTTTAGTAAGCAAACTCTTCCTTCTAAAGATTGGACTCAAAGTAGGAGTTCGTCAGCGTGGCTGCAATGGACTCTCTTATACGCTGGACTATGCTAACCAAAAAGGTAACtaatatttcataattaataataatcagTTTTTAATACATTCGTTAACTTATAGATAAACTGGATGAGGAGGTGCTGCAGGATGGCGTCAAGGTGTTTATAGACAAAAAGGCGCAGCTCTCATTGCTGGGTAAAatcttaaacaaatattatataactaTAGATactaatttacataattttttggCAGGCACCGAAATGGATTTTGTTGAATCAAAGCTCTCCGCAGAGTTTGTCTTTAACAATCCCAACATCAAGGGTACTTGTGGGTGTGGCGAATCCTTTAGCATGTAGAGCAGGACCTCTCACTTACTCTTATACATAAATCAAACGCACCCGCCTCGCAAGAAtgaaataaatactaaattatcCAAGTTTATGTAGagattaatttgttgttaatctATAAAAACATTCAAATTATGCGTTCTAAGGTGCTatgtactaaaaaaaaaaccaatactagtttaattaagtttctgttctttagttacattttagttagtttagttaaattacaatttatgcataaaacatACATGTTTGCATGtactttttggttttaataAAGCCTCCCCAAagattgtttataaattaatccatttaatttttaaatatggaATGCGAGGCGCTttgagcaaaataaatataactaaagtGAGAAACCACTATAATCAACTCTTTTGACCGTTTAGATAAAATAACTAAgtgatttttgctttaatttctatgtttaaataattaatataaatgcgtacttattttataagctttacTTTTCACTTgttgaacaaaataaaatttaaaatatattttttttctgaatACTTAAAATCTTTGAATGTTTCtgctattttttaatgtaaattttgcaGACAGACTTATTTTACGATATAAGGGTATCTATTCAGATAAGGATCCTTTTAGTAAGGACTATCAATTAGTCAAAGGGCataaaaatgcacaatttGACTATTTTGTCTCAGTAGGACATTCCTAATGCTGATTTATTCGTTGAACATACGTTCTTGCACTCCTGGACCATCAGTCCATCCAGGAGTTCTTAACATCaacgcatttgctgctgctgctgtagtagTCCTTGTAGACCAAACTCCTCATAATCATCACGCGTATAAACGAGATCATCAAAGTTGGCACTGGTGGCCAGCTCACGTCCACCAAACCAGGCATAGCGCACAGGATCCTCGGGACAAATGAGTGCCACCTCTAGATCATGTGGCACTAGAGCACGCAGATCTCGTTTGAGTCTGGGTAAGAAACCTTTAAACTGCGAGCTGCCGCCCACAATCAGAATGTTGAGTAAAAGATCACGATGGGCCTGCCAGGGGCATGCCTTTAGGGAATCCGCAATGGCCTCTGGTATGCCCACTTGCTTGATGCCAATGTCGGAGGGATTGAAGAGCAGTTCGGGCACAGTGAATCGCTCATTGCACAACGGCACCAATTGCTGTTGATCCTCATCCTCACGTGGTTTGCCCGGGACGCGTATATAGCCGCGTTTTACTGTAGTAAAGTCCGGCAGAACATACTCAATGGCGACCTGTTTGCGACGCTCCTCGCTCTGATGCACACGCATTGCATCCTTAAAATCCTcggcaacaaagcaaacatcCTCTTTGATCTGGTTAACCACATGACTCTCATCCATGACGTTTAAGTGTCGATAGGATATGAGTTCCTTCAGCTGATTGGTCAACGCCTTGCCGCCCACATCGATGCGACGAACGCCCTCTTGGATGCGTCTGCCTAGGACAAAGGGTACTACATGGGTAAAGCTATAGCCCACATCAACTACAATGCAGTTCAGAGCTTCCACAGAGGGGCATCCTTCGCTGTCTGTCACATAATTAAAAGCCGCCAGATCAGCCGCAGTTGTCTTGTACATGCCCGCCACGCGATACTCCTCGAAGAGCATCTCTAGCATG is part of the Drosophila busckii strain San Diego stock center, stock number 13000-0081.31 chromosome X, ASM1175060v1, whole genome shotgun sequence genome and encodes:
- the LOC108606703 gene encoding interference hedgehog isoform X2, with amino-acid sequence MTTIKKIQKSLTMRQQLLLAILLSASSICMVSSSSSSSNDKLLGIYFERAPESAVAPKGDEVVFECELNLKPDRLEWRFRQSSTAAYQQLPAGAGYNVTNSMDERSWKLKVFVSAQTLGDYQCVAWYGPGALASTPGKLQLVSISLDKSNANPGYGRNAISWSVAPKNCVLLRCGAVISNPPAIWSFYRNGEKLPQTELLPAAAGALVLSSVSGKDAGNYSCAATNAITGVELHLPQSIDLRVEYTDRRPPAFLLKQPATQVSARPGDTVVLECPGVGSPPPSAVWSSPNVPNIYHNRSRVLAYGLQLSDVRPEDQGSYVCRLDNGIKPVLVLVIKLSVLERPRISLGPAPTLTNEGESLTLNCSAQGHPQPEIYWLLNGMDASVDNETLVEPGRLVIQHVQKRHAGVVQCFAKNQLGETSEGNMLRVNPLEVDGDNYQTLGNVPMRSAHEQSYDSNGLASSSASSGGGSSYGRGKGKRKFMRVAQMVPPSRPNVTRLADDAVMLRWNVPKNDGLAIQFFKVQYRMLGDSYRKIPRENWQTTNENIPYGRQREHHHEPSVKNFTSSVTGLRPDRNYRFRIIAVYSNNDNKEGNTSTKFFLQRSGGKSNLPVPKLLEVETYSESAVLLHWTLLPESSHNIDGYYAYYRPAATAAEYLKATVDGAQARRFKIDLLEPGTAYEFKLQSFNAHAASDFSEIKQGHTKKFNSHGSASSAPTTTTVSKDALNPQENSIYPVIAGAAGGGILLLIATVVACLCLRRRSSAQPDTENKPQLDHIQADFVTSAVLGVGTTHHNHKSGDVRRLNGVIPRMNITPNPLAQDSSADKHNVVAAAAAALHQPGLHHAQPYHAPATPTMLPKRHPNATPPPPPVPPHAAYYQQPSPLLEQQRRTLERSVRSLQQQQQQQQPLGFALEDALPSLRRQRRASSSQHNNNNNNNNNNNHNNNNNHSSSNNNLSQQLLLQHVQQLQHAQHPHPHHHPHHLLSSSGVGIPIVPGSPRVQRSPMPARALIKRTRLGSHTDNISSGSLNSIEV
- the LOC108606703 gene encoding interference hedgehog isoform X1, which gives rise to MTTIKKIQKSLTMRQQLLLAILLSASSICMVSSSSSSSNDKLLGIYFERAPESAVAPKGDEVVFECELNLKPDRLEWRFRQSSTAAYQQLPAGAGYNVTNSMDERSWKLKVFVSAQTLGDYQCVAWYGPGALASTPGKLQLVSISLDKSNANPGYGRNAISWSVAPKNCVLLRCGAVISNPPAIWSFYRNGEKLPQTELLPAAAGALVLSSVSGKDAGNYSCAATNAITGVELHLPQSIDLRVEYTDRRPPAFLLKQPATQVSARPGDTVVLECPGVGSPPPSAVWSSPNVPNIYHNRSRVLAYGLQLSDVRPEDQGSYVCRLDNGIKPVLVLVIKLSVLERPRISLGPAPTLTNEGESLTLNCSAQGHPQPEIYWLLNGMDASVDNETLVEPGRLVIQHVQKRHAGVVQCFAKNQLGETSEGNMLRVNPLEVDGDNYQTLGNVPMRSAHEQSYDSNGLASSSASSGGGSSYGRGKGKRKFMRVAQMVPPSRPNVTRLADDAVMLRWNVPKNDGLAIQFFKVQYRMLGDSYRKIPRENWQTTNENIPYGRQREHHHEPSVKNFTSSVTGLRPDRNYRFRIIAVYSNNDNKEGNTSTKFFLQRSGGKSNLPVPKLLEVETYSESAVLLHWTLLPESSHNIDGYYAYYRPAATAAEYLKATVDGAQARRFKIDLLEPGTAYEFKLQSFNAHAASDFSEIKQGHTKKFNSHGSASSAPTTTTVSKDALNPQENSIYPVIAGAAGGGILLLIATVVACLCLRRRSSAQPDTENKPQLDHIQADFVTSAVLGVGTTHHNHKSGDVRRLNGVIPRMNITPNPLAQDSSADKNRNVMELRFLPPNGEPLESLRAAEDAAVERAAETETENEADENAANKASSSCETLEACEQQQPTNHNVVAAAAAALHQPGLHHAQPYHAPATPTMLPKRHPNATPPPPPVPPHAAYYQQPSPLLEQQRRTLERSVRSLQQQQQQQQPLGFALEDALPSLRRQRRASSSQHNNNNNNNNNNNHNNNNNHSSSNNNLSQQLLLQHVQQLQHAQHPHPHHHPHHLLSSSGVGIPIVPGSPRVQRSPMPARALIKRTRLGSHTDNISSGSLNSIEV
- the LOC108604910 gene encoding regulatory protein zeste, which translates into the protein MSSAGDAGAGATNASNVAVVQATVADNNSSIVSAAANNNNSNSSNNNSSGGGVVVTTAGGSKAQLPLTPRFTAEEKDVLYTLFHRHEDVIDIKHRKKQRNKYSVRETWDKIVRDFNSHPHVSAMRNIKQIQKFWLNSRLRKQYPYRDGSSANAGKVSVVAGNAQHQQQQQSQHHEGVKVEPEYQISPDASEHNQQGDTFDDIEMDANDVSEMEDDPLESQQQQQQQQQQQQQQQQQQQQAQVEVQQQSVAVAEMQKLQVNAAAAVAAANASMLNTHQINVDQISADKLTLNDLLHFKPARPREEIILQIKHPSDATTTQIHTIPAQQQQHTMATITAGGYNQQIISEIKPQQITLAQYQAQQQQQAQAQAQAQAQAQQLAQQQLAAQQQLAAAAAAAAHHQQQQQQQQQQAAAAAVVVQQQQQQQQQQQQQQQQQQQQQQQQQAAAAAAAAAVKMQLAGGTPTFTFSALPTVTTATPVSAVTAAAAPATAAVNVSGSSNSGVIAVSGGSNAESYEERINFFKVKEAELRCREQQLATEAKKIEVNKAQDELKYMREVHRLRVEELRMKIRILQKEEEQLRKCSST
- the LOC108606066 gene encoding iron-sulfur cluster assembly 1 homolog, mitochondrial; translated protein: MATRVVATATVRAVKGRKLIPTRAALTLTPAAVHRIKTLLQDKPEVIGLKVGVRQRGCNGLSYTLDYANQKDKLDEEVLQDGVKVFIDKKAQLSLLGTEMDFVESKLSAEFVFNNPNIKGTCGCGESFSM
- the LOC108605894 gene encoding actin-related protein 6, which encodes MSVVVLDNGAYTAKVGLATHDEPQVVPNCIMKAKSERRRAFVGNQIKECRDTSALFYILAFQRGYLLNWDTQKTVWDYIFSKEGIGCSLEGRTILITEPQMNFQSVQEAMLEMLFEEYRVAGMYKTTAADLAAFNYVTDSEGCPSVEALNCIVVDVGYSFTHVVPFVLGRRIQEGVRRIDVGGKALTNQLKELISYRHLNVMDESHVVNQIKEDVCFVAEDFKDAMRVHQSEERRKQVAIEYVLPDFTTVKRGYIRVPGKPREDEDQQQLVPLCNERFTVPELLFNPSDIGIKQVGIPEAIADSLKACPWQAHRDLLLNILIVGGSSQFKGFLPRLKRDLRALVPHDLEVALICPEDPVRYAWFGGRELATSANFDDLVYTRDDYEEFGLQGLLQQQQQMR